AGCGTCTTACGCTTCTGCGCGAAGGAGTGCCTGAGAAAGATGTTGAACCCGTCAGGATCCACTCCAAGCTCAGCAAACCTCGGCGCGAAGTGCAACCGGAGCACGGTGGAGTAAACGTCCGGAGGAGGCGAAAAAGCGGACGGCGGCAATGTAAAGAGGGTGTCGACCTTCGCGTTCATCTGCGCCGTCGCGGAGAGCAAGCCATAGTCGCGAACCCCCGGTGCAGCCGAGACGCGTTCGGCTACCTCTCGCTGCATCATCAGAACGGCGCGGGCGAGCGTGCCGACTTTGCCAGCCGCGAAGAGCTGCAGCAGAATATCCGACGTGATGTAGTACGGAAGATTCCCAATCACGTCTGCCGTCTCCCCCGCGGGCACAAGTGCTCGCAGGTCCGTCTCTAGAACATCGCACTCGAGAATCTGTACCTGCGGGTGATCGCGAA
This Tunturibacter gelidoferens DNA region includes the following protein-coding sequences:
- the rsmA gene encoding 16S rRNA (adenine(1518)-N(6)/adenine(1519)-N(6))-dimethyltransferase RsmA — its product is MLMKRKPKLGQNFLVDDSARHAIVDALGDLSKRTVIEIGPGHGAITDILAGRCHKLIALELDRALAAEMTFRFRDHPQVQILECDVLETDLRALVPAGETADVIGNLPYYITSDILLQLFAAGKVGTLARAVLMMQREVAERVSAAPGVRDYGLLSATAQMNAKVDTLFTLPPSAFSPPPDVYSTVLRLHFAPRFAELGVDPDGFNIFLRHSFAQKRKTLQNNLRAAGHSAEQLSAAWPRSIPVQARAESIALESMAELYRSLSIPPMSYE